Genomic DNA from Paenibacillus sp. MBLB1832:
GGATGCTTCCAGCATTGGCCCCGAAATTCGCGTATCTCTCCCAATCACGACTTTCGGATGCTTCGCCTGTCTCGTCAACACATACCCGCCGCAGCGGCCAACCTTATAAGCTAATTCTGGTGTAAGCTCGCCATTGGCGACACCGCGCACACCATCCGTACCAAAATATTTCCCCATTTTAGTATTCTCCTCTTTCTCTATATCCCATTATGGATTCGTTGTCGGCACTTTTTTCTCACTTATTTCAACCATAGCCTTCACTTCTTGCGGCAATCCCAATTTCACGAAGGTTGGCAAATTCAATGTCACGGTAAGCTCATGCTTGCCTGGAGGCAAATTACTTACATCTAGTATCGCTTGAATGTCCCCAACTTTCAATTGATCAATAATGGCAGGCGCCCCTTCAACTGTAATATTCAGCTTAGCCGTGTCAGGCTGTATCACTTTAGTCGAGTAATTTTCATTGGGACCAATGATCGTGATCGGCACATTTTCTACGGCTTTCGTCGTTGAAGGTACGATTTCCACATGCACAGTGACCTTCGCAGGATCCAGTTGAGTTACTTTATTCCTGAGCGGAATGTCCAGTGCGAAATCTTTTGTATCCTTCAAATCCTGCACATTCAGCTGTGGCCCTTGATAAAACTCCAGGCGATCTACGACATCCTGGGCACCGTAAACCGTTACCTTATCGGGTGTTTGGGTCACCATCGCAATCGCATAGCCTTTTGGCGGTTCACCGCTGATTTTGATCTGTAACGGAATGGTTTGAAACGGACTCGTAATCGGTACTTCGACATCGACAACCGAAGGATTAATGCCCAGTACAACCTCTTTCCCTTCCTTGTCAAAAGCCTGCAATCTCACCTGCTTCGTCACAGCCGATTGTGCTTTATCCACCGACACTTCGCCGCGGACATTTTCGATCTGATCCAGCTTGCTCGTCTGCGCCGTAATGTACACTTTGCTCGGCTTCACGATAGGTTGTCCCGCTTTCAGTCCTGCTGCTGGCGTACCCTTGACGTTAATGACAACAGGCACTTCCTTCATCTGCAGCTCTTCGATAATTACATGTACCGATCTAGGTACAATTTCGACTTCCACATCAGATGAAATGCCGACAGCTCTCAGCGGAAGCTGATGATCGCCCTTCCCTACCTCGGTTAAATCCAGTTGAATTTGATACGCGTTGCTCGTGGTGACCTTCTTAACTGCCGATTCTTTCCCTCTCAGAATGACCTGTACATTCGATGGAGCCATCGACGAGATATGGTAGTGGGTTTCATCATATTTTGCCGTAATCGATACATTATTGATCGTCTCTTCGCGTTCCCGAAGCGGTGAATTCCCCGAAATATTCGTCTCTTCCATATGTACAACGACCCACAAAAGAATCCCGATCACAAGAGCCACGATCCGTACGACATTCGTATTGCGCAACCATTTATCCATTCGAACGTCCCCTCCATTTCAAGAAAGGGTTCTTCTCATTGGTTTTTGTCTTCGGTTTCAGCTCTTCAAAAAGCTTGGAAATCAACGATTCTTCTTTAATATCACGCACAATATGTCCATTCATCGTTAAGGAGATTTGCCCCGTTTCTTCAGACACAATAACACACATCGCATCGGATACCTCACTCATCCCGATCGCCGCGCGGTGCCGTGTTCCTAATTCTTTTGAAATGAAAGGATTTTCAGATAAGGGCAAATAACAACCAGCCGCCATCAGCTGCCCTTGCCGAATAATCACCGCTCCATCATGCAGGGGTGTATTCGGAATAAAAATATTAATTAACAGCTCGCCGCTGATCTTACTTTCTATCGCAATTCCAGATTCAACGTAGTCGGTCAGACCTGTTTCCTTCTCAAAAACAATCAAAGCCCCAATTTTACGTTTGGCCAAATAGTTAGCGGCCCGTATCACTTCGCTGATCCGTTTCGTCACATCTTGATCCTCTTCCGAAGACGATCTCGAACTGAACAGCTTACCCCGACCTAGTTGCTCCAAGGCGCGTCGAAGCTCGGGTTGGAAAATAATAATGACCCCCAGGACACCGAAGGTGAACGTTTGATTCATCATCCACTGCAGTGTGCTTAGCTGGAACCAAATACTAATCACCCAAGTAATGACGACAACGAGGATGCCCTTCATCAGTTGAATAGCCCTTGTCCCTCGCACCAACAGGATTAATTTGTATATCACATAGCTTACGATCAATATATCGACGATATCTCTTGCCGAGATGCTCGTGATCAAATCCATTATTTTCTCCCCCAGGCGACTGACAAAGTTCTCTCTATATTAGAATCATAACATAATCCTAGGTATACTTCTATTTATCTAGACTTCCTGCAGAAGAAATGG
This window encodes:
- a CDS encoding CdaR family protein produces the protein MDKWLRNTNVVRIVALVIGILLWVVVHMEETNISGNSPLREREETINNVSITAKYDETHYHISSMAPSNVQVILRGKESAVKKVTTSNAYQIQLDLTEVGKGDHQLPLRAVGISSDVEVEIVPRSVHVIIEELQMKEVPVVINVKGTPAAGLKAGQPIVKPSKVYITAQTSKLDQIENVRGEVSVDKAQSAVTKQVRLQAFDKEGKEVVLGINPSVVDVEVPITSPFQTIPLQIKISGEPPKGYAIAMVTQTPDKVTVYGAQDVVDRLEFYQGPQLNVQDLKDTKDFALDIPLRNKVTQLDPAKVTVHVEIVPSTTKAVENVPITIIGPNENYSTKVIQPDTAKLNITVEGAPAIIDQLKVGDIQAILDVSNLPPGKHELTVTLNLPTFVKLGLPQEVKAMVEISEKKVPTTNP
- the cdaA gene encoding diadenylate cyclase CdaA, which codes for MDLITSISARDIVDILIVSYVIYKLILLVRGTRAIQLMKGILVVVITWVISIWFQLSTLQWMMNQTFTFGVLGVIIIFQPELRRALEQLGRGKLFSSRSSSEEDQDVTKRISEVIRAANYLAKRKIGALIVFEKETGLTDYVESGIAIESKISGELLINIFIPNTPLHDGAVIIRQGQLMAAGCYLPLSENPFISKELGTRHRAAIGMSEVSDAMCVIVSEETGQISLTMNGHIVRDIKEESLISKLFEELKPKTKTNEKNPFLKWRGRSNG